A single region of the Sorghum bicolor cultivar BTx623 chromosome 9, Sorghum_bicolor_NCBIv3, whole genome shotgun sequence genome encodes:
- the LOC8068690 gene encoding probable histone H2A.5, with product MDGGGAKAKKAAAGRKLGGGGPKKKPVSRSVKAGLQFPVGRIGRYLKKGRYAQRVGTGAPVYLAAVLEYLAAEVLELAGNAARDNKKNRIIPRHVLLAIRNDEELGKLLAGVTIAHGGVLPNINSVLLPKKAAEKAEKAASATKSPKKAAAAKSPKK from the coding sequence atggacggcggcggcgcgaaggcgaagaaggcggcggcggggcgGAAGCTGGGCGGCGGAGGGCCGAAGAAGAAGCCGGTGTCGCGGTCCGTCAAGGCCGGGCTGCAGTTCCCGGTGGGCCGCATCGGGCGGTACCTGAAGAAGGGTCGGTACGCGCAGCGCGTGGGCACGGGCGCGCCCGTCTACCTCGCCGCCGTCCTCGAGTACCTCGCCGCCGAGGTCCTTGAGCTGGCGGGCAACGCGGCGCGCGACAACAAGAAGAACCGCATCATCCCGCGCCACGTCCTCCTCGCCATCCGCAACGACGAGGAGCTCGGCAAGCTGCTGGCGGGCGTCACCATCGCCCACGGCGGCGTGCTCCCCAACATCAACTCCGTCCTCCTCCCCAAGAAGGCCGCCGAGAAGGCTGAGAAGGCCGCCTCCGCTACCAAGTCGCCCAagaaggccgccgccgccaagtCGCCCAAGAAGTAG
- the LOC8068691 gene encoding soluble inorganic pyrophosphatase 4 has translation MAPAVEAVKETGSFQKVPALNERILSTMSRRSVAAHPWHDLEIGPGAPTIFNCVIEIPRGSKVKYELDKKTGLIKVDRVLYSSVVYPHNYGFIPRTLCEDSDPLDVLVIMQEPVIPGCFLRAKAIGVMPMIDQGEADDKIIAVCADDPEYKHYNDIKDLPPHRLAEIRRFFEDYKKNENKEVAVNDFLPATEAYEVIQHSMDLYATYIVEGLRR, from the exons ATGGCGCCCGCTGTGGAAGCCGTGAAGGAGACTGGCTCGTTCCAAAAGGTTCCTGCCTTGAACGAAAGGATACTGTCAACCATGTCCAGGAGATCTGTTGCTGCCCACCCTTGGCATGATCTGGAGATAG GTCCTGGCGCTCCAACCATATTCAACTGT GTCATTGAGATTCCCAGGGGCAGCAAGGTTAAGTATGAACTTGACAAGAAAACTGGATTGATCAAG GTGGACCGTGTGCTGTATTCATCAGTTGTTTACCCTCACAACTATGGATTCATTCCACGCACACTTTGTGAAGACAGTGATCCTTTGGATGTACTGGTTATAATGCAG GAGCCAGTTATCCCAGGCTGTTTCCTACGTGCAAAGGCCATCGGCGTTATGCCCATGATTGATCAAGGAGAGGCAGACGACAAGATCATTGCAGTGTGTGCTGATGATCCTGAGTACAAGCACTACAATGATATCAAGGACCTCCCACCTCACCGCTTGGCTGAAATCAGGCGCTTCTTTGAAGACT ACAAGAAGAATGAGAACAAGGAGGTTGCTGTGAACGACTTTCTGCCTGCAACTGAAGCTTATGAAGTCATACAGCACTCTAT GGATCTGTATGCTACCTACATTGTTGAGGGCCTGAGGAGATAG